The following is a genomic window from Takifugu rubripes chromosome 13, fTakRub1.2, whole genome shotgun sequence.
gcgtGTGTTAGCTCCACCTTTAACACTTGGATTGCAGCTGAGTTAACATGTTTACGCGCTTTTAAAGTCTGGTTATAGTCGCAGTAACACCCTGAATGAGGTTTTAACTGTCATGgaaatgcagacagacagacagacaggcaggcaggcagacagacagacaggcaggcaggcaggcaggcaggcaggcaggcaggcagacagacaggcaggcaggcaggcaggcaggcaggcagacagacaggcaggcaggcaggcaggcagacagacaggcaggcaggcaggcaggcagacaggcagacagggcGGTTGTGTCTCCAACGTGGGCCCATGTGACCCCCTCGGCGACTTCAGCCCTTTCATTTGCCGTGTAATAGTGACATTTTCACCCCGGACGAGCCTCCAAATGCAAAAAGCATAACGAAGAATGCAACCGCCCAGTTTGTGGGTTCGTGCACGTGGTGGTGGATGCTACAAACTAAAGGAGATGACGTCTCCAAGAAGAAACTTGGTGATTTGGCTATTGTGCCTTCAAATCCTGCTCCGAATCAGTGCCAAGTAGACCTCGGTTAGGCCCCGTAAAAGGGCCTGTAAATGGTTCCCCGAAGCCCTGATACCTTCTGTTGGAGTTAAGGCTCAGGTGTCAATCAGAACATGCCTGTTAATACGCACGTGTGGCTCACAGTTAACTTGATCAACGATGAACCAGAAGAAGAGCGAGCATATGCGTGCGTTCTGAAAATACCGAGAGTCGTATGTGGGAGCTCTAGAGCTGGTCAGACTGGGCAGAGATTAATCCTGCCAGTTCTGCCCAGTTTCACATAAAACACATTAATCTCTGCAGCGGATCTTTGTTGGGTTTGGACTTTGGAGCTTTAATCCTCCACGTCACCGTCCAGGAGTGGTCATGCCTGGCATTCAGCGTGCACCTGGCACTGGGCGCTGGGCAGCGCCGCCAAGGACGTTAAGATGTTTGTCCGTAGTTTTATGAATTATCCGCCTGGATGCCGATGACCGGTTAGGTAACGGTTCTGCTCGGTGATGCTGTACCTCGACAATAACACCATGGTGATTTAACGAACCTGCTTTGAAAAGccgcaacttcctgtttgatgtgTTGTTGGCCAATTGAGTTCAGCCTTGTACCGTAAATGGGGGCTGGGATTTGCAGAACTATCTGACCACAGGGCACCAACGAAGAAGTGTCCTCACTGCCAGCAGCTTTCAAAACATGAAGAAACCACAGTTTCAACATGAAGAGCAGCCGCAGGTGTCAGTCCAGGAGACACGACGTGGGGCTGGTGACAGGAACAACCTCTCTGGAGGGTCCACAGATCTAAAGGAGAGCTCAATGAGACCTTCACAGCACAAACTTCTGAAGTCAGACTTCTGGTTTCAACATGTTCAAACTCTGTTCAAACCTTTGAAACCTCCTCTGTCCAAAGACCTGAGGTCCACCAAAGCAGGTGAAGGTTCCCCCACTCTCCTCGTCAGAGGTCTGTTTGTGAGGTTCTTTCTGGAGCGTGTTTATGGCTCTGGTGTTTCCCCAACAGTGTTTCTGAGGTTCACCACTGTCCTATAAACTTGGAGGTTTGTCTGCAGCTCTAACAGTGTCACAGAAATGCATCTTCTTCAGGACGattaaagcaataaaaaccACTAATTATGCTGTCACGCAGCTCAGACGGTTTGTGATGGATGAAGGCTTAATTAAGGGCGAGGTTACAGCTAATGAGCTGCGGGAAGCAAGCCTGGACCGGTGTCGGCGTGCGGCGTGggagctgtgatgtcacagtgaTGTGGTTATGCGGGCCTGATGTTGGGCGCGACCAACGCATTCATGATGCATCGTTATGGGTTTAACGTGGCAATTTTGACACGCTACAACATGAGAAACAATGTGGGATCCACCTGTCTGAGGTCTGTcttcatggtggtggtggtgggggggacagACAGTCCTGTCTGACCAGGACTGAAGACACATTTCCAGGAACCCCATCACACTTTGTCTGGAGCCCGATCTGGAGGCCAGAGCAGTGGACCAGTATGGTCCAGGAAAAGTTAGACAGAGACAGTTAGACAGAGATGACTGgccagtgcatcatgggaaatgcagtctgaaggggagaggagaggagaggagaggagaggagaggagaggagaggagaggagaggagaggagaggagaggagaggagaggaaaggagaggagaggagaggaggagaggagggaagaggggaggggaggggaggagaggagagaggaaaggggggagaggagaggagaggagaggagaggagaggagaggagaggagaggagaggagaggagaggagaggagaggagaggagaggagggaagaggggaggggaggggaggagaggagagagaggagaggagagaggagaggagaggagaggagaggagaggagaggagaggagaggagaggagaggagaggaggaggagtattaAATGTCTAAACCTAAAAATGTGAAGACCTGAAATTTTCTGAACATCAAGAGATaaagaaaagacaggaagaTGTTATCTCACGTTACCACGGTGATGAGTTAGCTGACGGAGCTGACAGTTGCTGGTCTGTAGCTAAAGATGATATAAAGGTGACAGCATATTTTTAGGAGGCGTTTCACGGGGTTCAGTAACGCTGTTGTCGTGTTCCTGCTACGTCCTGAAGTTTATTTTGTAGTCCAGAGGGTTCAGTTGACATTTTCCAGGCTGTAATCTGGCCAGATGCTGAGAACACTGATGCTCACAGATGGAAACCATTAAATCTGTGTTGTTGTTCACGTCCTCCCACTGCAGGAAACCTAACAGGCTAATCACAACAATATCATCTGATCACATGAATCCACAGAACATAGAGGAGCACTCCAGTGTTCCCAGTTACTCAGATTAAATCAGATGGGGGGGGTTCGGGAAGAAACCCTGAGAAGCTCTTGTTCTGGATGGATAAAATGAGgccttaaaagaaaaaaagttaaaCATATTTCTAAATGTGTGAATTGATTAATGTTCAATAGCAATAGTGAGTGAATATCGATCATTAAGGCTTTCGGTGTGAAAATATGACCAAATGCTTGGTTACGATCGAAAACCAAACCAGCAACCAATCAGCACTCGGGTTCAGAGAACCAGAACCTTCAATCTTTCATTTATGCTATCAAAGATCTGCTGATCTGAGTTACATAAGTGCAGCCGTAATCGACTCTGAGCCTCCAGAACAGAAGCAGCTTAAAAAGTGTCCAGTCAGCAGCCAAAGCTGCTAAAACAAAGCTAGAAGCTAAAATAAAGTTTGACGTCACAAAGAAGAAGGTCCAGCTTAACCTCCAGAAGAGGTTAGATGTAAATCTGATTGCACATTTGATCTAAAAATAGAAAGCAACACAACATAAGGAACACAGAATCCGTTTTGTCCTCAGTGAAATGTACGTCTGGAAAGTTTGGGTctgatgacaggaagtgacctcacacacacactcatcgcGAGTGACATCTGACATATTTATGGCCGAACTcactaacctttgacctttgggcTATTTTTGATCAATATCAACCTCTTCTTTGTTTGGTTCAGAGTTTTGATTGATCACTTGAATGAAGGGAAAAGAGAATCGAACAGGTTCAGATCAAAGGAGTCACTGACACAAGACGAGCTGCAACAGGACGTCCGTTCCCCGACTACAAAGAAAACGTCGGCTTATCAATCATGTCTGCATCGTTCTCATTTCAACTGTGATGAGTTCTTTTTAGAAATAACACTCTGTTTCTGCTGGTTTGAACTGGTGAAATTAAATATTACAAGAAATCAAAGCAGCACCACTCCACAAATTTAACACCTATCAtctgttttattgtttgtttgacATAATCATAAGAAAAGTGTCTGATCATTCAGCTGTTAATTTTCTTTAGAATATTCCTTcttcaaaaacaggaatttAGTGGGTCTTCAACTGTAATGTGGCCTGTACTGCTATGagccatgatgatgatgttacCTCGACCAAGCAGGTTATGTGACAcctgtctgtcggtctgtcacacgcacgcacgcacgcacgcacgcacgcacacacacgcacacacacacacacacacacacacacacacacacacataatactATAGGTGTAGGTCACAATATGTGTTGTGCTGCTTGCtctgaatacatttttttctaGTTGTAATTGCTATGAAGCACATAAACATGGCCACagatccttgtacttctatctttgtgaggacttttagaTAAATAATGCATTTCCCAGCCCCGtactctaacccaaaccctcacAACTAACCCCAAATCTTAACCATAactctaacctaaacccaattctaacctcaaccgtGAAACCAAGTctaaaccctcaaacagtccttaaTTTTTAAGAACCAgacaaaatgtcttcacttttcCATATTTTGGAACTGAGTATATTGCaagaacaggaacacacacttgCTGCCATTTGAAGAACATAAAGTATCAGAAccttttaatcaatcaatcaatcaatcagttgGTGTATTGTCAAAgttctgtccgggtcgggggtCTTGGGGTCATCTTGGTGATgatctttgtgtgtttgagtgggTCCTGATCGGATTTGCTCACGTATGAATCCGcgagcagcagctctgatgtgtGAAAATCAGCTCCGCCATCTTAATCTGCAGCCAAAGTGAGAGAAACGAGCCGGTAATTGCAGGAGCTGGTGGGAAATCCATGTGGCATGTGGTTCAGGTCGGCCATGTGACTGCCGGAGTCGGCAGGAAAATGGTCAGTTTCTAAGAAAACCTGACCTGACGCTGGAATCAGAGGTCACCCCCAGGCTAGCTGCTTTCTGTAAGCTGATTGGACGTCATGCTGAGCAGCTCATGTGTGAGCGGATCAGGAGCAGCAGATGTATGTGTCATGTATGAAGATGTGATCCACAGATTTACATACTTCCACGTCTGATTACGCATAAAAGGCCTCAGATGTCAAACGGAGGTCAGCGCAGAGATGCTGGTCTCGGCGCGTGGTGGGGAGGTTAAACACAGATTAAACTTGGCTACTTATATTTACTCAAACTTTAACCCCAAGATTGTaatttttccatgtttgatgTCAAAGTGTTTTAGATTCAAACACAAATATGAAGCTGTTTGATTCaacttaactttttttttttactgctgagAACTTCTCTCATAACCAACTcatattgttttccttttccaaaTTACCCACAACCCCCTCTgcttccatcctcctcccccgcTGAACAGAGCTGGCAGCTCTCTACACCACAGggaccccccttccccacacacacacacacacacacacagacacacacacacgcacacactctccccCATAGGCCCCCACCCCCTGGGctggattttattattttatagttGGAGGAGTTTGATGGTGAACAGACATAAAGATATGAtatcacacacgcgcgcgtgcgcacacacacacacacaaacacacacacacacactgtcaacaTCACAACACATACTCTAGCTAGTAAAATTTGTATGTTTGTCTTTACTATGTTGTAGCTtaaaacacactcacatttgcacacacacacacacacacacacacacacacacacacacacacacacatagctgcCATAagagcatacacacacagagcacaggTAGACATGAGTCAGTCTTGTTGCCAGTAAAAATAAGTGATTGAGGTGATTGAGCGTCAGTGTTTTATATTCAAACCTTCGTCTTCACACCTGAgggacctcctcctccatctcctcctcgtccacctcctcctcttcctcctcctcacttcaGCCTGAGCTCTTGCAGGCTGTTGCCTCATGCAGAAGTCAAAGAAGCTCCAAAACCTTCTGATTCTCTTTCATATTTCAGGTTGTCGTGAGGACATTCTGAGCTCACCGGTGAAACAACCTggagaagcaaagaaaaaagaagaattacaaaataaatcaaaatgaaaaatggacaAAAGTGTGTGCATGGACATGTCAGGCTCTGACTGAAGACTTGTCCAATCACCATCAGACATCAGATTTGACCAAATAAACTGTGAAGAACAGATGAAGATCAGATCAGTTAATCATCTTTGTTCTGTGCATTTTTTTCACgcttgtgtcttttttttaaattttttattaACTGAGCTCTCTTTTCGGAGACACGCGACCTCTCCAGACTGTAGTGAGCCGACACTGACCCCTTATGGTCTCTATTGGTGTGAGAAATTTTTCACCTATCTGCATGTACGATTGAGCTGATGTGTGCATGGGTCTTCTCTATCTTTCCATGATGACATGGACATGATTGAACACAGAGCCCTGAGCTTATAATGACGTTATAATGAATCTTCTGCTTCATCCCCTCTACAATCCTGCCCTGCTCTCCATCTTTCAGGTCCAGAAAACCCTTTACTTTGTGTTTCAAAATGCCTTCAGAGGAGAAAGTAGCATCTTAATTGGTTCGGGCTATATTACAAAATCAGACACGAGAAACTGATCTCTGTGGTCACtttaaagggaggaaaaaagaactgAAAGTTCTGGATGTTTGGCTGAGGATAGACGTCGATGCCGCAAACGGACGTGGATTATTCTTTATTTACTTATAAAATAACTATTACCGGACAAACCTTTAGGGGTGAATTATTCGATTTGTGCAGTACAGATGAATGGGAAACTTCGATCTTTGCAGAGGCGCAGTGAACATTTTCACCACCAGGTGTCAGTCTTACACACCAATAAACCCTTCGCTTCTTCCGGGGGGGCTCGTCGAGGTTTGATCTTTTCCGCTTCCCGTAGTTGTGAAAAATGGCGTCCAACGGTGGGACTGAAGAGGATTTTGTGAGTTATGGGACTCCCCTGGAACCTTTAGAAGAAGGTTGGGACGCACATCAGGACTTTTAACCGTTTTCATTTGCTCTTAATCAGGTTCCGACTGTTACGTGATGCGCAATTTGCGCGTAAGCTAACGGCTGTGAGCTAAGCAAAGCTCGAGTTGTTAGCTTGGTCAAACACTTCTGTCAGATATCTGCCATCTTTCAGGTACAAATACAGGAAACACTGGATTATGTGTTTATGAGGCATGGTGTGTGTCGTAGATGAGCCACTGAAGAAGCCTATTCCACTTCACGAACAGACGGTGAAGGATGAGAAGGGACGATACCAGAGGTTCCACGGAGCCTTCACCGGAGGGTTCTCAGCTGGTTATTTCAACACTGTTGGCAGCAAAGAGGGTGAGTGAGACAAGAGAAGAACCGCTGGGTCCACAACCTGCATGAGCTGATGTGGCCTTGAAATCACAGCGATGTCTGTCCTTCAGGATGGACACCATCAACGTTCGTGTCTTCGCGGCAGCAGAAGGCGGAGGCGCGTCCTGCACGACCGGAAGACTTCATGGACGAGGAGGTAACATGGGAATGTACTTTAGCAGCCTGGAATCATGAAAGGAGCAGTTTTGCTTCTGGTAGAAGTTCTCCAGTCTATTCTGGATTCCCGTGTCTTTAGTATTCAAATGAATTCTTTGTTTGTTAGGACTTTGGTGAGCATGGAATAGCACCCAGAGGGATCACCACCAGTCAGGAGTTCTCATCTGGTAACAGAGATGTGGTTCAAGAGAAGGCCAGAGCCGTTAGTGCTCAGGCAGCCCTCATCCCTGGTgacctcctcctggaggagctcattACACCAGCCAGGTATCCACCTCTGCCCCGCTCACCCTCATCCAGCTGTCGAGCACTAGTGTTCTCACAACATGCTGGTAGATTGTGTTCAGGCCCTCACAGTGATGACAAAAAGGCTCTCTCAAATACAAGTAAAACAACAAAGGGAATAACGAATGAATTATTTTTGAATCAATCAAACACGTCAGGTCGTCCATCGgggtggagctgctgaggaagaTGGGTTGGAAGGAGGGTCAGGGTGTCGGGCCTCGTGTGAAGAGGAGAGCCCGCCAGCGCAGGCCTGGTGTGTGTTCCGTGCTTTTAGCTAGTCTAAAATAAATCTCTGAATTTTTATGTGATCCTGAgctgaaatgctgctgaaatTGTCCTGAAAGGTGGAGGTAGCAAAGTTCATGGctgtctgctgccccctggaTCGGAGGACTCTGAGGTGAGTTAACCTGTTGTTCCCGCTCTGATGGTTCACAAACTGACTGTACGTAACGCCGGCAGCGCTGTTGAGACACCTGTTTTATCGTCTCTCTCTGGAAGgttgaagatgaggaagagtttGCTCCAGAAAATGTGACCTTTGCCCCGAAGGATGTGACTCCAATGAACTTCAACCCCAAGGAGGGAGTTCAGGGCCTGGGATATCGCGGTCTGGACCCAGGCCTGGCCCTGCACAGTCGGGGAGGGTCAGAACACATCGACCTGTTCAACCCGCAGTCCCAGACCGGTAGTCTGCTGTTTGGAGATGCAACCAGAGTCCCGCGGCGAGGAGGCGTGGCCGGACAGGTGGGACTTCTTAATAAATATGAATGAATATCAGCTCACTTAACAAAACCATCTGACCCGCAGGCATTTGGACTGGGCGCTCTTGAAgatgacgacgatgaagaggtTTACCACAGAGACTCCATGTCCAGATACGACACCGTCATCGGAGGGGAGGAGCCCGGTGATGGATTATACGGCTGGACGGCTCCGCAGCAGTACAGCCAGAGCAGGGGTATGTTGGAAGTGCCCAGAAAGCTTGAGAGGCTGATGTTTGCTTCTGTTGAACTGTTGTTGTCATATTCACAGGGAAATGCAGAGACAGCTCGTACTTGGGAAAGATCCTGGAGGGCTTCACTCTGACCCAGAGGCCACCGGAAGAGAAAGTGGTGAGCTTTGGCCGGCATCGTAGCCAACGTGGCTGTTGTTGGTTCTGGTTTTTATAAAAGGCAAAGAGTAACAGGACCATGGTCGTGATGTTTGTGACAGAATTactgatgaaagaaaaagaggatttGTGTATTGTTTCTACTCTGAATGTGTCCTCATGAGTCTCCAATATTTACGACTTATTGttttaagtgtgtgttgttGGTTTTAATGTCTCCAGATTTTTCCTCCGCCCGCTCTGCCCAGAAACTATCGTCCGGTTCGCCGGACAAATCCCTCTGTCCAGCTCTTGAGCCTTACAGGGGTGAGTCCAGTGCTGGCTGAGGCCCTCCGCACTTCAAAGGGACACATGGTCAAAGAAGAGCCGCAGCCGGTGGGGGGGGCGGCACCAGCTGGGTGCCGGTCAGAGAGGAATGCTGCTGGGAGAAGACACTCTGAAAGGTGGAGGCAGTGGTTCACATCTATGAAATATCCCATTTTCTCATTCACTATAGTCCGAAACAATAAATGTTCTTCCTGTTTGAATCCTGAATATAAACCAGGTCCTGTCTCAGTAATGGAGCTCCTGAGACCCAAAGACAGAGAACGAATCCTCAACATCCGCGGTCCCTCCACACAAGCATCCCAGAATGCTTCTACGCAGGCTGTGCCACCCGTTGTAGGTGGGTCAGTCTCCTCTGGcctccagcaggaggcgctggcAGCCTGGAAAGGCATCCAGACCTCCTCACAGACGTTTCGACCATTCGAGAAGAACTCAAGCAAACAGGCTCGTTATGATATGTACCTGACCCGCCTGAAACATGGAGACAAAGGTAAGACGGTCCGGGTCACAGGTTCACATTCCCTCAGTATTTCTTGCTCTGCTAACCATGAAACAGACTGCTGGAGTACACAGGCCAGAGAAGAAACCTGCTTCATATGCACTCGTGGGAACCTCATTGTCTGTTCCCCATCTTCATCAAACTTTCTTGCTAACGTCATTTTTAATAAGAACCCGAGCCGATGTGAGTGAACCCAGACTGTTCTAGTAGATATGAGACCTGACTCCTGTTTAATCTGACTGCTCAGCTGGTTCTGGTCAGCAGGCATTAGCAACCAAAGAGTTATGGTCATCAGATGTGAGTTCAAACTGAGCAGTTGTCATTGTGGACTTACTGAGGTCCAGACGTTCAACCACTTAGCAGAACCTGACTCATGTTTGTTTCACGCTGATCTGGGACTTCCTTCTAAATAACGACTTTGTGGTTccatttttggggatttttgtAATCAAACTTCTCATTGAGAGCCGAGGTGCTCAGAGAGGTCCATGTTGCTGAATTGGCTGAAGGATTATTGCTGCCCACTAGCCTTGTGCTTAACCTGATGTATGCATAACCCGTGTCTTCTCCTGCCAAAGATGCTCTGGAGCAAAGTCTGGACCCGGCCATGACAGAGTGGGAGCGcggcagagagcaggaggagtttGTTCGAGCCTCCATCCTGTACAGACCCAGCAcgtcttccctctcctctcgtTTCACCAGAGCCAAAgaccaggaggatgaggacaaCGTGGAGGTCAACCGAGACCAGGAGGTATGGAGTCACCAGGAGGTCACTGGGTTCTGGTCTACTGTCACCAGttcctacatttcccacaatgcacctgggCAACGCCTTAGATTAGGAATCACTGATACCTTCTGCTGTTTTCATGTGGAGAGATTAAACAGGGGTGTGCGTACAAGTGAACTGGGAACAGCGGATTCCAGGTCTGTGTCTTTGTTGTCAGGGCGAAGTAGATGACAAACAATCTGCGGTGGAGATgaagatgtttggaaaaatgaCGAGAGAGACGTTTGAGTGGCATCCTGATAAACTGCTCTGCAAACGCTTTAATGTGCCTGAGCCTTACCCCGGGTAATACGCACACATCTAATGCATAcaacaaatcaaacacacactcaaaatcTCTGGAATGATGGTCTGTTGGAATGTTGACCCGGAAGTCCTTTCATTGTGCTTTCATGGTGACAGGTCTGGTTTTGTGGGTCTGCCAAAGGTGAAGAGAGACAAGTTTTCGGTTTTTAACTTTCTGACGGTGACGGAGAGCAGAGACCCTCCAGGTGAGTTCTCCCCATCGCTGCAGGCAGGGGGCGCCGTGAGCTCACCTcacatcttcctctctcctgttcAGAGGTTGCGAAGAAATCACGGTGGGATGTTTCAGACCAGCAGAAGAAGGAGGACACTCTGAATGAGCTGATCAGTGCTGCACGGCAACAAAGCTCCACCCAAACGCCACCTACCGCCGCCAGCTCCAGCAAAGCAGAGGTGGAGCTTCAGGATGGTCTGCAGGGTGAGCCTCTGGAGAGCAGGAGTCTCAACATCTCCCATTTTATTTACCCAGGTGAAGAACACTGATGAcaagaatgaggaggaggaagaagtagaggaggaggaggagaccagacCCCCCATGGATCTCTTCAAGGCCATTTTCTCTGACTCCTCTGAGGAGAAATCCTCCTCATCAGAAGCAGAAAGCGACGATGAGCATGCCATAAAGGAGGAGCCATCAGACCTATTTGTCATTaccacctctgtcccctcctccaCTATAAGCTCTTCCATCACaacctcctccatcagctccagccaGCAAACGGGTGAGAACAGTCTCTTCAGAGTTTTAATGTCTTTCAATCATTAAAATGCGAGAAAATATTGTAAAATACACCAAAATATCATCATCAGAGTCGAGTCTTTGGGTTTAACTCTGTCTTTGGGTCCCTTTTTAACTTTGTCCTGTGTGTTTTTTGGTTTAATGCAGACTGTATTTAGGGTGTGAATGACATATTTCCTCTCTGACACTTTTCCTCTTGAAGCTGCCGTTCCATCACAGAGCTCAGCACCGGACCAGGATCAGGAGGTGTTCGGTCCCAGGCTGCCGCCAACGTTGCCTCCCCCATCCAGTCAGACGGGTCAGTTCGGGAAGAGGAAACACAATCGCGACATGACTCCTCACACACGAGTTTAAATAATTCTTTTGATGTTGACAGCAGGAAGTAGAACCTCTTCTGTCTGCTTCCCACCACCGGAGAA
Proteins encoded in this region:
- the gpatch1 gene encoding LOW QUALITY PROTEIN: G patch domain-containing protein 1 (The sequence of the model RefSeq protein was modified relative to this genomic sequence to represent the inferred CDS: deleted 1 base in 1 codon), with the translated sequence MASNGGTEEDFVSYGTPLEPLEEDEPLKKPIPLHEQTVKDEKGRYQRFHGAFTGGFSAGYFNTVGSKEGWTPSTFVSSRQQKAEARPARPEDFMDEEDFGEHGIAPRGITTSQEFSSGNRDVVQEKARAVSAQAALIPGDLLLEELITPARSSIGVELLRKMGWKEGQGVGPRVKRRARQRRPGGGSKVHGCLLPPGSEDSEVEDEEEFAPENVTFAPKDVTPMNFNPKEGVQGLGYRGLDPGLALHSRGGSEHIDLFNPQSQTGSLLFGDATRVPRRGGVAGQAFGLGALEDDDDEEVYHRDSMSRYDTVIGGEEPGDGLYGWTAPQQYSQSRGKCRDSSYLGKILEGFTLTQRPPEEKVIFPPPALPRNYRPVRRTNPSVQLLSLTGVSPVLAEALRTSKGHMVKEEPQPWGGRHQLGAGQRGMLLGEDTLKGPVSVMELLRPKDRERILNIRGPSTQASQNASTQAVPPVVGGSVSSGLQQEALAAWKGIQTSSQTFRPFEKNSSKQARYDMYLTRLKHGDKDALEQSLDPAMTEWERGREQEEFVRASILYRPSTSSLSSRFTRAKDQEDEDNVEVNRDQEGEVDDKQSAVEMKMFGKMTRETFEWHPDKLLCKRFNVPEPYPGSGFVGLPKVKRDKFSVFNFLTVTESRDPPEVAKKSRWDVSDQQKKEDTLNELISAARQQSSTQTPPTAASSSKAEVKNTDDKNEEEEEVEEEEETRPPMDLFKAIFSDSSEEKSSSSEAESDDEHAIKEEPSDLFVITTSVPSSTISSSITTSSISSSQQTAAVPSQSSAPDQDQEVFGPRLPPTLPPPSSQTAGSRTSSVCFPPPEKMLKKKEKKSKSKKQHKHKKEKKKKEKKHRHREKEQKKKSRKEESSSSGEDEDGGEDEAITTLELLKRMKNVRSHR